The Stigmatella aurantiaca genome contains the following window.
GGAAAGTGAATGGGTTCACATCGTTCATGTGAATCACCCCACATCGCTCATGCAAGGCAATCCGTAGTGTTCGTGGCGTCAGGGTGCATTGGAAGCCCTGACACCCCAAGGAGAGCCAGAACCATGCGTACATTCGTGAGCTGTATTGGGCGAGGTGTGCTGATTGTCCTGCTGATGAGCGCAACCGGGTGCATGGAGCACGAGGACCCGGGGGCGGACTCGTCCAACCCGGTACTGACGATCGACGAGCAATTCACTCGAATGGCGCGGGAGCTACCGGGCTTCGGCGGGTACTACTACGACGATTCGGGTGTCTTGAACGTCGTGCTCACCCAACCTTCACGCCAACGCGATGCTGCCCGTGCGCTGCTTTCCTCCTATGGGCTCAACGGGAGCGGAGCGCTGGCCGTCCAGCAGGGCCAGTATGACTTCGTGGAGCTGAGCCGGTGGCGCAGCCGGCTGGATGCGGAGATGCTCTCCAGACTGGTCTTCACCGACGTGGACGAAGTGAGGAACCGGGTCGCGGTGGGCGTGTCCCCCGCCGCCCGGGCGGAGCTGGTGGCAACGATGGCGCGGCTCTTGATTCCGGCGGAGGCGGTGATCATCCAGGAAGCCGAACCGCTCCAGGAGCACCCGTCGTCCTCCTCTTCCTACCTGCTGTATCGAAACCGCCCCCTGGCGGGCGGGCTCCAGATCAAACGCTACGTGGATGGCTTTTGCACCCTCGGCTTCAACGTGCGGAGGAATGGCAAGCTTGGTTTCTTCACCAACACGCACTGCACCGACGTCAACACCGTGCTTTACCAGGGGCCTTGGGTGAGTGACCGGCTCGGCGCGACCACGGAAGATCCTGTTTTCTGGACGAACAGCAGTGCCGTCTACAACGGTTCGACCTACACCTGCCCCTGGGGCAACTATTGCCGCTTCAGTGACGCAGCGTACACCCCCTATGACGACGCGGTGCAATCCGAAGTCAGCCTCGGCGCCATCTACCGGACCCAACAGGAAAACGCTTATCAGGGCGGGGATCCCTACCCGATGGGCGTGGCACACCTCGAGATTGATAATGTCAACCCGTTCTTCCGGATCGTGGGCAAGGCGTACCACGTGGCTGTTGGCGAAACGATCCACAAGATGGGGCAGAGGACGGGGTGGACATCGGGAACGGTCACGGCAACCTGTGCGAATTCCCAAAACGGCAACACCCGGCTCTTCTGTCAGATGTGGGGGGGCGGTATGGGCTACTACGGGGACAGTGGCTCGCCGGTTTTCCGCCGGGTCCCGGGCTCTGAGTTGGATGTGGAACTGGTCGGGCTCTACTGGGGAAGTGCGATCAGCCCCATCGGCAGCATCGAACAGGACTTCGGCACGCTGGATGTCGTTGCTGATACCACCAGCAGCAGTCCTTGAGGGGGGCTGTCACTTGGAGAACGGGGAGGAGCAAGGGTGCTCCTCCCCTGTGGGAGCGGCGGGAATTGACCCTGCCACTCGGAGTTTCTGGCGAGAGCGATCCAACGGTCGAGCGCCGGTTCCGTAAGACTGCCCAGCACGGCACTCCCAGAGTGGGCTTGGCGGAGGTCCGTGGGAGCCAACGAGTAGTGTGTACCCTGGCGAGGTGTGGCTGGGGAGGGGCAGGCAGGGGAGCACAGGTGGGAGTACCGGCGCAGGCGGCCGGAGGGGACGGTGCTGTATGAGGCGGTGAGAGACCACCTGGCCACGCTGCTGGAGGAAGCGAGCGAGGTGGGGCGTGGCCTGCCCCGGTATGTGGAGCGGGACTTCGCCAAGTACTTGGAGTGCGGTATGCTGGCGTGCGGCTTCGCGCGGATGCGCTGTGAGAGTTGCAAGGACGAGTTTCTCGTCCACGCACTGGTGCCGGACGGTGTCTTCGTGCCAGGGGATAGCGGCGTGCGCTTCGAGCCGTTGCCCTCCCATGCAAGCAGAGGTGGATCGGCTGCTGAGGGTGGTGCACCACGGGGTGCTGCGCCTGCTGGAAAAAAATGAGGGGCCCTGTTCGCGCAAGGGCCCGAGGACGCGCAACAGGCCTATCAAGTGCGCCTGCTGCAGCAGCGGCTGCGCTGGACAGAGATGGCCGTCCGGCCCCCTGCTGGTAAGCAGCCCCGGTGCGCCTTCCTGAAGGACTTCTCTCCGCACGCAAACACACATCTTCACGCCAATGACAGGCATGATCAGGAGCGGCTATGCAGCTACGGGACACGCGGTGCGCTGGCTCCTTGCAGTCACAGGCCGAGCCAGCGAGGGAGGCGATGATCACGCCAAGATGAATGAGCGCATGGTCAGGTCTTGTTGGACAGCGGGGAGTTGCTCAGCCGGGGCAGCGAGACGATGAACTCCGCATACTGGTCCTCCTTGGTCTGCACGCGTAGCTCGCCGCCATGCCCCTTCACCACGATATCGTGGCTGATAGACAAGCCAAGCCCCGTTCCCTCACCTGGGGGCTTCGTGGTGAAGAACGGGGTGAAGATCTTTCCCAGCATCTCCGCGGAAATGCCCGCGCCGTTGTCCCGGACACGGATCTCCACGCGATCCTCCAGCGCCTGGGTGGCCACCTGGACCCACGGCTGGCGCGAGGCTCCCTCCCTCATCGCCTGCTGACGGGCCGCATAGAAGGCGTTGCTCAGCAGGTTGATCACCACCCGGCCGATGTCCTCGGACACGATGCTCACCGGCGGCAGGCTGGGATCGAAGACGGTCTCCACCTGGATCTCGGACTCCCCCCCTGCCCGGGTACCATGCTGGGCAATCTCCACTGCCTCAAGGACGAGCTGGTTCAGGTCCGTGTCCTGGCGGGTGCCGCTCGTGTCGCGAGAGTGCTTCAGCATCGCATTCACGATCTGGTTGGCACGCTCGCCATGCTCGTAGACCTTCTGCGTGTACAGCGCGAGATCCGACAGGTGGGCATCCACGTCTTCACACGCCTGGGTTGGCAGCGACTGTCCCTGGAGTGTGTCCTTGAGCTCTCCGACCGAGGACTGGGCCAGCGAGGCGAAGTTGTTCACGAAGTTGAGCGGGTTCTTGATCTCGTGGGCGATGCCCGCAGTGAGCGCCCCGAGCGACGCGAGCTTCTCCTGGAGGATGATCCGATCCTGCATCGCCTTCACGTGGTCGAGCGCCTGGCGTAGCTCGGCATTGGCGGTGTTCAGCTTGGCGGTCCGCTCGGCCACACGGTTCTCCAGCGTCCTGCTGTACTCCTCAAGCCGCTCGTAGAGGCGGGCATTCTCGATGGAGATGACGGTCTGGCCGGAGAGCAACCGGAGCACGTCCAGCCGGGCCTCGGTGAAGGCTCCAGCGGTCTGGTTGTTTTCCATGTAGAACAAGCCGATGACGCGGCCCTGGTGGATGATGGGCGCGCACAGCAGCGAGCGCACACAATTTTGGACGATGTACGGATCACTTTTGAAGGCGCCAGAGGCCGAGGCGTCGTCCAGTAACACGGGGATCCCCGTGCGCAGCGCGTGATAGGCGGCCGGCTGGCACAGCCGGGTGAACTCCGTGAGCACGGTGGGCTCCTGCTGGGAGGCTTCATTGCCGCCCTCCACCTCCACGAAGAACTCCACGCCTCGCTGGAGCACGAGCAGACCGCGCTGAGCCCCCACGTTCTCAATGGCGATGCGCATCAGCTTGCCCAGCAGCTGGGTGAGCTTGATCTCGCTGGAAATCGCCTGTGAGGCCTTGACCACGGTGGCTAGATCCATGGCCTCAGAGGCGAGGTTTCCTGTGCTCTCGTCTGAGTGATCGCTGGAGAGAGCCGTGGCGGGGGCAGGCATCCCCGGGCGCGGCGCGATAGCTCGCAGCCGCCAGGGGAGCAGCATCCGGGCATGCGTGCGCGCCAGCTCGTTCACCTTGCCAGTGGCGCCCCAACGCTCGTAGGCATAGAGCGCTTCGATCAAGTATGCGCCCGCGATGGTGCGGCGGCCCAAGCCGAGGTGGAAGCGGAAGGCGAGTTCATGAGCCCGCGCCTCCACCGAGAGGAAGCCGCTGGTGTGCGCCGCCTCGATGGCTTGGTCGTACAGCTCTAGCGCCTCGGTGTTTCTGCCATCGATGCGGGCGATCTCCGCCGAGACGAGGAGCGCCTCCTGGCCGTGGTTCTCCGTGCACCGGCTGGCGCGTTTGCGCATGAGCGCCTCATGGACGGCCAGCTTGCCTCGGAACTGGCGGCGGCGCTCGGTGTCCGCGCTCTCATAGAGGGCGGTCATGGCCAGCGCGTGGACATAGGTGTGCGTCGCCTCCTGCTGCATGCCGACCAGGAAGTGGATGGTGGTAGCCGCGAACTCGGCGTGCGTCAGGGCCTCCTCGTAGCGACCGAAGCTGTAGCTCCAGTCCGCATGGGTGATTGCCATGCCCGTCCGCGAGGTCAAGCTGTCACTCCCTGGCGAATGCCGGGACTCAGGCAGTTTCTTGCCAATCAATGTACAGATGAAGCGGTATTGTTCCAGCACCCCGTTGTAGGTCCCCGGGTCTTTGTTCTCGAGCAGGTCGAGGAACTTCTCGTCCTCGGCGAGCACCTCTTGCAGCGGCGCTCCCGAGGCCAGCCGTTGGTGCTGGCGGTCGCTAATGCTGTAGCAAGCGTAAAGCCGGTCGCCGTTCTCCAACATGCCCTTGTACGCTTCGGTGAGTTCAGCTGTCGTGGAGCGGATGCTTCGCGTCCAGTGGGCGATGAAGGCGGCGCAGACGTAGCGCGCGCGTGCGAGAAGCATCGGGCTGTTGAAGCGCTCGGCCAGCGTGATGGCGAGCTGGGCGAACGCATAGCCAGCCTCCGGGTTGTCGAGCGCGGTGGTCAAGATGAGGCCGTAGGTGGCATAGCCAAAGGACGAGAGCAGGGTATTCCCGTGCTCCAGAGACAGGCTCAGCAACCGCAGGACGAGCAGCCCCAGCAGGCCCGGGTTCGACTGATACGCGGATGCCAGGATGCTCGCCAGGAGCGCCACCGCCGCCTGGGCCTCGGGGTCCTGCATCGTGGGCAACTCCAGCAACTCCTTCGACGTACGGCCTCCGAGCTGCTGGGCGAAGGCGACCAGTGCCGCCTCCACGGTGGCCGGCTCGGGCATCTCGGCAAGCTCAATGCCGAAGATGCGCAGCCCTTCCAGCCCGATGCGGACGCCCGCCACATGCTGGCCGCTGTCGCAGGCCAGATTGACCCGCAAGGCATAGACGCTAGCCTGCTCCAGCTTGCTGCGGGCCCGCCGCAGCAACTCCGTGAAGTCGGCCGCCGACGCCTCGCGCTCGCCCACGAGATGGCGGCACTCGGCCAGTTCCAGGTGCAGGGCGAACATGAGCGCGTGCGCCTGCTCCCATGCATCGGCGGAGAGGAAGGCAATGCCACCCTGGAACAGCTCGCAGGAGGTCCGGTACGCGCCCGAGGTCTTGGCCTGGCGACCAGCGGCCAGGTGCAGGAAGGCCAGGTCCAGACGAAGCGCCTCTCCTTCCACCTGCGCGGGGGCGAAGTCCAGGTGGGGAAGGATGGCGAAGAGGCTCTCCTCGAGCCGTCCCGCCGCCCGCGCGGCGTGGAACAGGCGCAGCCCGATACGCACGTGCATCGCCTCCCGCTCTTGCGTGGGCAGGAGCGAGTACGCCGCCTGGCGCACCCGGTCGTGCAGGAAGCGGAAAGGCACGTTGAGTTCCGGTGGTAACACCTGCTGCAGCCCCGGATCGAGCAGCCGATAGTCGGGGTGGAGGGGCACCACGAACCCCCGTTCCACTGCAGCCCAGAGCGATGCGGCGATGGCCTCTGCCGACTGCTCCAGCGCCGCCACCAGCGCGCGGAAGTCGAACTGGACGCCCAGACAGGCAGCGACCCGCAGCGTCTCCACCGCCTCGGATCGGAGGGCGCGAATGCCATCCGCCATCAGCTCCATCACGTTGGCTGGCAGCGCATGGTGTTCGATCCGCTGGAGATCCCAGCTCCAGCGCAGCAAGTCCTCGTCGAATGTGAGCAGGCGCTGGGTATGGAGAAAGCGGAGGAACTCCTTGATGAAGAGGGGGTTGCCTCCCGTCTTGACGTGCACCAGGCGCGCGAGTGGCCGGGCTGTCTCAAGGTCCGTGCCTAACGCCTCGCCGACCATGGACGCCACGTCATCCGGCTCCAGCGCGGAGAGGTGAAGCTGCCGCACCTGGACATGGGCCGACTCCAACTCGCCCAGCATGATGGGCACTGGGTGCCCGGCGCTGACTTCGTGGTCGCGGTAGGTGCCGAGGAGCAGCAGATGTCCGAACTCGACGCTGCGGGCGAGGTGCTGGAGGAGCGACAGGGTGGCGCTGTCGGCCCACTGCAGATCGTCGAGAAAGATAACCAGCGGACGTCCGGCCTCGGTGAAGACCTGGAGGAAGCGCTGGAGGGTGAAGTGCAGCCGGTTGCGTGACTCGGTGGTGGGCAGCGGCGTGGGCGCCGGCTGCTCGCCGAGGAGTTGCTGGACCTCGGGGACCGCTTCGGCCAGCACCGGTACGTTGGGCCCCAGGCGCTCCTGGATGCGGTGGGCCCACGCTCTGGCGTCCTCCTGCTCCGCCAAGAGCTGCTGGACGAGCGAGGCGATCGCCTGGGCGAACGGTGCGAAGGGGATGCCACGGTTGAGCTGGTCGCACTTGCCGCCCATGAAGCGGCCCCGGGTCACGAGGAGTCGGGGGTGGAGCTCGTTGATGACGGAGGTCTTCCCTACCCCCGCCCGCCCGGCCACCAACACGAGCGCACGCCCACCCTCGGTGATGCGCTCGTAGGTGTCGAGCAGAAAGGCTACTTGGGACGAGCGCCCGTATACCCGCTGGGGCAGATGAAAGGCCCGCTGTCGGTCTGCCCGACCGAGATCGAAGGAGTCCAGCGGGCTGCCATCGTGCAGCCGCCGCTGACACTCCGCCAGGTCAGCCCTCAACCCCCGGGCGCTCTGGTAGCGGTCCTCGGGGCTTTTGGCGAGCAGC
Protein-coding sequences here:
- a CDS encoding trifunctional serine/threonine-protein kinase/ATP-binding protein/sensor histidine kinase, translated to MNLLARYQLEATLHDGSRSTLFRARRLGDDCPVVLKVPKSDYLDRRRVLELRREYAIMRALPVECVVRALGVEELSDRVVLVLEDFGGMSLKHLLTGRRKLPAGEFLDYALKVAEALDEIHRRNIIHKDIKPHNIIVNPSVGVLKLGDFSSASSIAHEESAASSSPGTSGTLAYMAPEQTGRMSLGIDYRADFYSLGATFYEMLVGTRPFTTQEPLELVHAHLAKTPPTPHEVEPSVPRALSQLVMKLLAKSPEDRYQSARGLRADLAECQRRLHDGSPLDSFDLGRADRQRAFHLPQRVYGRSSQVAFLLDTYERITEGGRALVLVAGRAGVGKTSVINELHPRLLVTRGRFMGGKCDQLNRGIPFAPFAQAIASLVQQLLAEQEDARAWAHRIQERLGPNVPVLAEAVPEVQQLLGEQPAPTPLPTTESRNRLHFTLQRFLQVFTEAGRPLVIFLDDLQWADSATLSLLQHLARSVEFGHLLLLGTYRDHEVSAGHPVPIMLGELESAHVQVRQLHLSALEPDDVASMVGEALGTDLETARPLARLVHVKTGGNPLFIKEFLRFLHTQRLLTFDEDLLRWSWDLQRIEHHALPANVMELMADGIRALRSEAVETLRVAACLGVQFDFRALVAALEQSAEAIAASLWAAVERGFVVPLHPDYRLLDPGLQQVLPPELNVPFRFLHDRVRQAAYSLLPTQEREAMHVRIGLRLFHAARAAGRLEESLFAILPHLDFAPAQVEGEALRLDLAFLHLAAGRQAKTSGAYRTSCELFQGGIAFLSADAWEQAHALMFALHLELAECRHLVGEREASAADFTELLRRARSKLEQASVYALRVNLACDSGQHVAGVRIGLEGLRIFGIELAEMPEPATVEAALVAFAQQLGGRTSKELLELPTMQDPEAQAAVALLASILASAYQSNPGLLGLLVLRLLSLSLEHGNTLLSSFGYATYGLILTTALDNPEAGYAFAQLAITLAERFNSPMLLARARYVCAAFIAHWTRSIRSTTAELTEAYKGMLENGDRLYACYSISDRQHQRLASGAPLQEVLAEDEKFLDLLENKDPGTYNGVLEQYRFICTLIGKKLPESRHSPGSDSLTSRTGMAITHADWSYSFGRYEEALTHAEFAATTIHFLVGMQQEATHTYVHALAMTALYESADTERRRQFRGKLAVHEALMRKRASRCTENHGQEALLVSAEIARIDGRNTEALELYDQAIEAAHTSGFLSVEARAHELAFRFHLGLGRRTIAGAYLIEALYAYERWGATGKVNELARTHARMLLPWRLRAIAPRPGMPAPATALSSDHSDESTGNLASEAMDLATVVKASQAISSEIKLTQLLGKLMRIAIENVGAQRGLLVLQRGVEFFVEVEGGNEASQQEPTVLTEFTRLCQPAAYHALRTGIPVLLDDASASGAFKSDPYIVQNCVRSLLCAPIIHQGRVIGLFYMENNQTAGAFTEARLDVLRLLSGQTVISIENARLYERLEEYSRTLENRVAERTAKLNTANAELRQALDHVKAMQDRIILQEKLASLGALTAGIAHEIKNPLNFVNNFASLAQSSVGELKDTLQGQSLPTQACEDVDAHLSDLALYTQKVYEHGERANQIVNAMLKHSRDTSGTRQDTDLNQLVLEAVEIAQHGTRAGGESEIQVETVFDPSLPPVSIVSEDIGRVVINLLSNAFYAARQQAMREGASRQPWVQVATQALEDRVEIRVRDNGAGISAEMLGKIFTPFFTTKPPGEGTGLGLSISHDIVVKGHGGELRVQTKEDQYAEFIVSLPRLSNSPLSNKT